The following coding sequences lie in one Candidatus Neptunochlamydia sp. REUL1 genomic window:
- a CDS encoding TIGR01777 family oxidoreductase, whose amino-acid sequence MIKKTKICFRSLINRSSEEIYDWHLRKRVVERCIPPSEKIDVVCSKGRPNNPGSKIAVRFKVLNLFWVRQVLQHDAHKDNESFSLHQTEGIFDEYKYETVITPQSTHTSEIIGKFEFTHRLPRFLNPIINHYMKQRIGKLLSYKHALIDHDIGMVQKYPFEKPFKILISGSHGFIGKNLAYLMEFMGYEVWHLSRKSSGEEKTVIWNPKTGECNLSEFEGFDVVIHLAGESIGKGWWTRRKKRRVLKSRVKGTELLVEVIKKLSHPPQAFISASAVGYYGNCGTKVVNEESGPGKGLFLSEVCQQWERAGKDLEEKGVRVVYTRFGMVLSSEGGALKQMLRLFKWGLGGRIGSGHQYMSWIAIDDVVGALYHIMMTPNLSGAVNVVAPHPVPNDVFTKKLAQVLNRWLGPPFPEFAVRLLMGQKGEELLLSSTRVEPRRLCESGYNFHYPNLCQALEHVI is encoded by the coding sequence ATGATTAAAAAGACAAAGATTTGCTTTCGGTCGCTAATCAACAGATCATCTGAAGAGATCTATGATTGGCATCTCAGAAAAAGGGTGGTGGAAAGATGTATTCCCCCTTCAGAAAAAATTGATGTCGTTTGTTCTAAGGGGAGACCCAATAATCCAGGTTCAAAGATTGCTGTTCGCTTTAAGGTTTTAAACCTTTTCTGGGTCAGGCAAGTTCTACAGCACGATGCGCACAAAGACAATGAGTCATTTTCTCTTCATCAGACCGAAGGGATTTTTGATGAATATAAATATGAAACAGTCATTACGCCTCAAAGTACGCACACATCCGAAATAATTGGTAAATTCGAGTTTACCCACCGCTTGCCTAGATTTCTCAATCCGATTATTAATCATTACATGAAGCAAAGGATAGGTAAACTCCTTTCCTATAAACATGCGTTGATCGATCACGATATCGGGATGGTTCAGAAATATCCGTTTGAAAAACCCTTCAAGATATTGATCAGCGGCTCTCATGGATTTATTGGGAAAAATCTTGCGTATCTTATGGAATTTATGGGTTATGAGGTTTGGCATCTCTCTCGGAAGAGTTCGGGGGAAGAAAAAACTGTGATTTGGAATCCCAAAACGGGGGAGTGCAATCTTTCCGAATTTGAAGGTTTTGATGTTGTGATTCACCTGGCGGGAGAAAGTATTGGCAAAGGCTGGTGGACTAGGCGGAAGAAGAGACGGGTTTTAAAAAGTCGAGTCAAAGGGACTGAGCTCCTTGTTGAAGTGATTAAAAAGTTGTCTCATCCACCTCAGGCTTTTATCTCAGCCTCCGCTGTTGGCTATTATGGCAATTGTGGAACTAAAGTGGTAAACGAAGAATCAGGCCCTGGAAAGGGCCTTTTCCTTTCCGAAGTATGTCAGCAATGGGAACGTGCTGGAAAAGATCTGGAGGAAAAGGGGGTGCGTGTTGTGTATACCCGTTTTGGAATGGTTCTAAGTTCTGAAGGAGGAGCTCTCAAGCAGATGCTGCGCCTCTTCAAATGGGGGCTTGGTGGCAGAATCGGGAGTGGTCACCAATATATGAGCTGGATTGCAATTGATGATGTCGTTGGGGCCCTTTACCATATAATGATGACGCCTAACTTAAGTGGTGCTGTGAATGTTGTAGCTCCTCATCCTGTGCCAAATGATGTTTTTACAAAAAAACTCGCTCAGGTTCTTAATCGGTGGTTGGGACCACCTTTTCCTGAGTTTGCTGTGCGCCTTCTCATGGGGCAAAAAGGGGAAGAACTTCTTCTATCAAGCACTCGAGTTGAGCCTAGGCGCCTTTGTGAGAGTGGTTATAATTTTCATTATCCAAACCTTTGCCAAGCTTTAGAGCATGTAATATAA
- the brnQ gene encoding branched-chain amino acid transport system II carrier protein: protein MNKLKSTSLSTGLAMFSMFFGAGNITFPLIIGQTVEGGLIWALLGLVLTAVLIPFSGLLSISLYEGDYESFFSRIGKGPGLFVTILLLAMIGPFGGIPRCITLTYSTLKVYFTGMHLLTFSLISCLIVFLCSWKKNRILDLIGYVLSPILVLFLVVIIIKGVFFSNSDPVGSSHVAHPFFYGLREGYNTMDLLAAFFFSSLVYNKLKEQQGERKSVLIPVFKASLIGAGLLSMIYIGFSYVAAHHSMALDGTGADQLLGRIGQIVLGQHAGLVVCMSIALTCLTTAIALTVVCAEFLQRCITKKRLSYEWSLVTVLAVTVLVSTLEFTGIVKLLAPVLEVVYPSILVLCVMNIFHKLLNYQPVKVPVFVTLSLVLYFQYFV from the coding sequence GTGAATAAATTAAAAAGCACATCATTATCAACAGGCCTCGCGATGTTCTCCATGTTTTTTGGAGCAGGAAATATTACATTTCCTCTGATCATTGGGCAGACTGTTGAAGGGGGGTTGATATGGGCCCTACTCGGTCTTGTTTTGACAGCTGTATTGATTCCATTTAGTGGTTTACTCTCTATCAGTCTCTATGAAGGAGACTATGAAAGTTTCTTCAGCCGGATTGGCAAAGGACCTGGCCTTTTTGTCACCATACTCTTGCTTGCTATGATTGGTCCTTTCGGGGGAATTCCCCGGTGTATTACGCTGACCTATTCAACGCTTAAGGTCTACTTTACTGGGATGCATCTCCTAACCTTTAGTTTAATTAGCTGTTTGATTGTCTTTCTCTGCTCATGGAAAAAAAACAGAATTTTAGATCTTATTGGTTACGTTCTATCTCCTATACTTGTCCTCTTTCTGGTTGTGATCATCATCAAAGGAGTCTTTTTCTCAAATTCAGATCCTGTGGGATCATCTCACGTAGCACACCCTTTCTTTTATGGGTTAAGAGAGGGGTATAATACAATGGATCTTTTAGCTGCTTTCTTCTTCTCCTCTCTGGTTTATAATAAGCTTAAGGAGCAGCAAGGGGAGCGAAAAAGCGTTTTGATCCCGGTATTCAAGGCTAGTCTGATTGGTGCAGGGCTCTTGAGCATGATCTATATTGGATTTAGTTATGTTGCGGCTCATCATAGTATGGCTCTTGATGGCACAGGGGCTGATCAGCTTCTTGGTCGTATTGGTCAAATCGTTTTAGGGCAACATGCAGGCCTTGTTGTATGCATGTCGATTGCACTAACGTGTCTAACCACAGCGATTGCATTAACGGTTGTCTGTGCTGAGTTTTTGCAAAGGTGTATTACAAAGAAACGACTGTCCTATGAGTGGTCTCTTGTAACTGTTTTGGCTGTAACCGTTCTTGTTTCAACGCTTGAATTTACGGGGATTGTTAAACTCTTGGCTCCTGTTTTGGAAGTTGTTTATCCCTCAATACTAGTTCTTTGTGTGATGAATATTTTTCATAAACTCCTAAACTATCAGCCAGTCAAAGTTCCAGTTTTTGTTACACTTTCATTAGTGCTCTATTTCCAGTACTTTGTATAA
- a CDS encoding YIP1 family protein, producing the protein MKEKLGLNPWLSIWAKPRKTIRALIDYDVSFRFIVMCAIYGFLYMLQISQFLALGRSSSLLVIIILSAVLAIPAGYIVFNVSSFFAFLLGKLIKGKGSFKQIRAATYWSTVPMVVTLLFWVFCIVINGNSLFVPGYEKSLVGSAAVINLVIGIAQFVLAIWGLIIYLHALGEVQGFSAWMALLNAFLAGLSIFILLFLVSWGVAALIHVT; encoded by the coding sequence ATGAAAGAGAAATTAGGACTCAATCCTTGGCTCAGTATCTGGGCTAAGCCTAGAAAGACAATACGAGCGCTTATCGATTATGATGTGAGTTTTCGCTTCATCGTGATGTGTGCAATTTATGGCTTCCTGTATATGCTGCAAATAAGTCAGTTTCTAGCACTTGGGAGATCATCCTCCTTACTGGTTATTATTATCCTATCAGCGGTTTTAGCGATTCCAGCGGGGTATATTGTTTTCAATGTATCGAGCTTTTTTGCATTCCTGCTCGGAAAACTTATTAAGGGAAAGGGGTCATTTAAACAAATCCGTGCGGCAACCTATTGGTCTACAGTTCCTATGGTTGTGACACTTTTGTTTTGGGTTTTTTGTATTGTTATCAATGGCAACAGCTTGTTTGTTCCAGGCTACGAAAAAAGTCTTGTTGGATCAGCTGCGGTCATTAATCTTGTCATAGGCATTGCTCAGTTTGTTTTGGCGATCTGGGGATTAATTATTTATTTACATGCATTAGGGGAAGTGCAAGGGTTTTCAGCATGGATGGCGCTGCTAAATGCTTTTTTAGCAGGGCTTTCGATCTTTATCCTTCTTTTCCTCGTTAGTTGGGGCGTTGCTGCTCTAATACACGTAACTTAA
- a CDS encoding MFS transporter, giving the protein MRKVLRSVTPPLVSLVIVMLGNGFFTTFTSLRLAVADYPNWIIGLINAFYYAGIMLGSIYVERLINRIGHIRTFVIVASVNSILIVLQGGMIGVISWSIFRFLMGFCVSGFFIAIESWLLLSTGVKSRGRILSFYMLTLYMAQGFGQFILNFSQIDSLLPFVITVILSSLSVIPVCMMKSSGPLLLDSSITNIFQIMRKAPLGPIGCFVSGMILSSFYSLAPIFAKEINLSVMQISQIMGFTILGGLILQWPIGHLSDIFNRRKVIIGVSLVLMCLTFALYHSLHFHYYLLLGLTILFGGISFTLYPLSITYTCDHFSDKKIVGITCALLVIYGVGCIIGPLVSPFFMTLFGPSGLFLYMSVLCGGFVLICLWRVFHAKSRGDEEQSDYLPLPRATSLAFYIDPRSDLGDEDELDDEDEDLYPFSQEYEDEDEDD; this is encoded by the coding sequence ATGAGAAAAGTCCTGCGGAGCGTTACACCTCCTTTGGTGAGTCTTGTTATTGTGATGTTAGGAAATGGATTTTTTACAACATTTACAAGTTTGCGCCTTGCGGTTGCTGATTATCCCAACTGGATTATTGGATTGATTAATGCCTTTTATTACGCTGGGATTATGCTCGGGTCTATCTATGTCGAGAGGCTTATTAACAGGATTGGTCATATCCGGACCTTTGTGATTGTGGCGTCAGTTAACTCTATTTTGATTGTCTTGCAAGGGGGGATGATTGGCGTCATCTCGTGGTCAATATTCCGTTTTCTGATGGGGTTCTGTGTCTCGGGGTTTTTTATTGCAATTGAGAGTTGGCTTCTCCTTTCTACAGGAGTCAAAAGCAGAGGGAGAATTCTCTCATTTTATATGCTTACTCTCTATATGGCTCAAGGGTTTGGACAGTTTATTCTGAATTTTTCACAGATCGATAGCCTACTGCCTTTTGTCATCACAGTTATTCTAAGCTCTCTTTCTGTAATTCCTGTGTGCATGATGAAGAGCAGCGGCCCGCTGCTTTTAGATTCCTCCATTACCAACATCTTCCAAATTATGCGAAAGGCACCTCTTGGCCCTATCGGATGTTTTGTCTCGGGGATGATTCTAAGCTCCTTTTATTCCCTTGCACCGATTTTTGCTAAAGAGATCAATCTCTCAGTGATGCAAATTTCTCAAATCATGGGTTTCACCATTCTAGGGGGGCTCATTCTTCAGTGGCCCATCGGCCACCTTTCTGATATCTTTAATCGCCGAAAAGTCATCATAGGTGTTTCCCTAGTTTTAATGTGTCTAACATTTGCGCTCTACCATAGCCTTCACTTCCACTATTACCTTCTCCTTGGATTGACGATCCTATTTGGGGGGATTTCATTTACCCTGTATCCTCTTTCAATTACCTATACATGTGATCATTTTTCAGATAAAAAAATCGTAGGAATTACCTGTGCCCTTTTGGTGATTTATGGGGTTGGGTGTATCATCGGACCTCTTGTTTCCCCCTTTTTTATGACACTCTTTGGTCCAAGCGGCCTCTTCCTCTATATGAGTGTTCTCTGTGGTGGTTTTGTCCTTATTTGTCTATGGAGGGTATTTCATGCCAAATCCCGCGGCGATGAGGAACAGAGCGATTATCTCCCGCTTCCTAGAGCAACGTCTCTAGCTTTTTATATCGACCCTCGAAGCGATCTTGGTGATGAGGATGAGCTGGATGATGAGGATGAAGATCTCTACCCTTTTAGCCAGGAATACGAAGATGAGGACGAAGATGATTGA
- a CDS encoding nucleotide pyrophosphohydrolase: MDALKDKLKKFVRDRDWDQYHNPKNLVLSLISETGELAEIFRWLSMDECESVMQNHELAKHIREEVADIFNNLMLLSMKLDIDLLDVAKKKLALTEEKYPTAIWKGRARQV; the protein is encoded by the coding sequence ATGGACGCACTTAAAGATAAACTCAAAAAGTTTGTTCGAGATAGGGATTGGGACCAATACCATAACCCTAAGAATCTTGTTCTCTCTCTCATTTCTGAAACCGGCGAACTAGCGGAAATCTTTCGATGGCTTAGCATGGATGAGTGCGAGTCGGTGATGCAAAACCATGAGCTTGCAAAACACATCCGTGAAGAGGTTGCTGATATATTTAACAATCTCATGCTGCTTTCTATGAAACTTGATATCGATCTACTTGACGTCGCCAAGAAAAAGCTTGCCCTCACTGAGGAAAAGTATCCAACTGCTATCTGGAAAGGACGCGCCCGTCAAGTCTAA
- a CDS encoding IS630 family transposase yields the protein MKYFSYRVGQRGTVTRTWANKGTRPRLARQQQFEYAYIFGAICPVRDEAVGLVMPAVNTEAMLLHLEHISMKIPEGRHAVIVLDRAAWHTTKRLKRFSNISLPPLPPVSPELNPAEQVWQTLRDEYLANRCYEDYDAITMACCDAWNAFVDTPTRVRRLCSRPWAIL from the coding sequence ATGAAATATTTTAGCTATAGAGTGGGGCAAAGAGGCACTGTAACCCGTACATGGGCCAATAAAGGAACACGTCCTCGGCTCGCACGTCAGCAGCAATTTGAATACGCTTACATATTTGGAGCTATTTGCCCCGTCAGAGATGAAGCTGTAGGCCTTGTAATGCCAGCTGTAAATACAGAGGCAATGCTTCTGCATCTTGAGCACATTTCCATGAAGATTCCTGAAGGAAGGCATGCAGTTATTGTGCTGGATAGAGCTGCTTGGCATACAACAAAGCGACTTAAAAGGTTTAGCAACATAAGCCTTCCACCTCTTCCTCCGGTTTCTCCAGAGTTGAATCCAGCAGAACAAGTATGGCAAACGCTTCGAGATGAATATCTAGCGAATCGCTGTTATGAAGATTATGATGCGATTACAATGGCCTGCTGCGATGCATGGAATGCATTTGTTGATACTCCAACCAGAGTGAGAAGGCTCTGCTCAAGACCGTGGGCTATTTTATGA
- a CDS encoding IS630 transposase-related protein, whose amino-acid sequence MTYSLDFRKKVLSIRSKEKLSFAQVARRFGVSVNSVFLWSKRLEPRRTKIRPAIKIDREILMEDIKKYPDAFNYERAHRLKVSTSGIRCAMKRLRISYKKNAQPSQGLRNKKTNLSRKNRRI is encoded by the coding sequence ATGACATATTCGCTAGATTTTAGAAAAAAAGTTCTATCAATCCGAAGCAAAGAAAAATTAAGCTTTGCCCAAGTAGCAAGACGCTTTGGAGTAAGTGTAAATAGTGTGTTTCTCTGGTCTAAGAGGTTAGAGCCGAGGCGCACTAAAATCAGACCTGCAATAAAGATTGATAGAGAGATCTTGATGGAGGATATCAAGAAATACCCTGATGCCTTCAACTATGAACGAGCACATCGTCTCAAAGTAAGCACTTCAGGCATTCGGTGTGCCATGAAGAGGTTAAGAATTAGCTATAAAAAAAACGCTCAACCATCCCAAGGCCTGCGAAACAAAAAGACAAATCTTTCAAGGAAAAATCGCAGAATATAA
- a CDS encoding IS630 family transposase — MAEYKRLGKPIVYIDESGFAHDMPRTHGYSKIGQRCFGTHDWGAKGRTNAIGALLGTSLLTLALFECNINTDAFSIWAEEDLLSKLPSESILVMDNASFHKSKSMQEKIQAAGHTLEYLPPYSPDLNPIEHKWAQAKSKRRKYQCGIDELFKEHCL; from the coding sequence ATCGCAGAATATAAACGTTTGGGAAAGCCAATTGTATATATTGATGAAAGCGGGTTTGCCCATGATATGCCCCGCACCCACGGTTACTCCAAAATAGGACAGCGATGTTTTGGCACTCATGATTGGGGAGCAAAAGGAAGAACAAATGCAATAGGGGCATTACTTGGAACAAGCCTCCTTACACTTGCGTTATTCGAGTGCAATATTAATACAGACGCCTTTTCCATTTGGGCAGAGGAGGACTTGCTATCGAAACTTCCCTCTGAAAGTATTCTGGTTATGGATAATGCTTCATTCCATAAAAGCAAATCTATGCAAGAGAAGATCCAGGCTGCAGGCCATACCTTGGAATATCTTCCTCCCTATTCCCCTGATCTAAACCCTATTGAACACAAGTGGGCACAGGCAAAGTCTAAGCGAAGAAAATATCAATGTGGAATAGACGAACTTTTCAAGGAGCACTGCCTATAA
- a CDS encoding RNA recognition motif domain-containing protein, translating into MDLYVGNLPLNLDKEGLKKLVEMYANVQGVKIIQDEGVSRGFGFVTVSEEEAQTVIEKLNGQFLEGKRLSVKKAYQKKPAFKHVFISKKWREKAAEKI; encoded by the coding sequence ATGGATCTTTATGTGGGGAATCTCCCGTTGAATTTAGACAAGGAAGGGCTAAAAAAGCTGGTGGAAATGTATGCGAATGTTCAAGGAGTGAAGATTATCCAGGATGAGGGTGTTTCACGAGGGTTTGGGTTTGTGACAGTTTCTGAAGAAGAGGCTCAAACGGTGATAGAGAAACTCAACGGGCAATTTTTGGAAGGGAAACGCCTCTCTGTTAAAAAAGCGTATCAGAAAAAACCTGCTTTTAAGCATGTTTTCATCTCCAAAAAATGGAGAGAAAAGGCTGCTGAAAAAATCTAG
- a CDS encoding disulfide bond formation protein B — translation METSKRIFLNRWFLAMIAIGSVALACSISAVHVFHLKPCVMCKLQRIPFALLIVNSGFGLLSSYKQGFFKVAQVCLALGVVLGMGHFLMQMGALPDFCTLKKGFDTTQEFSMMLKTSKCSDIAWSIFGVPVSLLNAMLHTLVLGLGYRFSLKKGLMGAL, via the coding sequence ATGGAAACCTCGAAGCGCATCTTTTTGAACAGATGGTTTTTAGCGATGATTGCTATTGGATCGGTTGCTCTAGCTTGTTCCATATCAGCTGTGCATGTTTTCCATTTAAAACCTTGTGTGATGTGCAAGCTTCAGAGGATTCCCTTTGCTCTTTTGATTGTGAACTCTGGGTTTGGCCTCTTAAGCTCTTACAAACAAGGGTTTTTTAAGGTGGCGCAGGTATGTTTAGCCTTAGGAGTAGTCCTTGGGATGGGACATTTTTTAATGCAGATGGGAGCTTTGCCAGATTTTTGCACATTGAAGAAGGGCTTTGATACGACGCAGGAGTTTTCAATGATGCTAAAAACCTCAAAATGTTCTGATATAGCCTGGTCTATTTTTGGTGTGCCGGTTTCTCTATTGAATGCAATGCTTCATACTTTAGTTTTAGGACTGGGGTATCGTTTTAGCTTGAAGAAAGGTCTGATGGGAGCCTTATGA
- a CDS encoding conjugal transfer protein TraD has translation MNELEKKKEALKLKKSRIEHQERLLKLKERKNRTRLLIEVGGVASKAGIDHLNTNTLLGAFLEIKEKEKEEGTLKRWTKKGAEALDRDKKKNGEPLIVTFAEEPEKKIKTEIRQAGLRWNRFRKEWQGFAKKVQLEKLLKGVDHQVQAVGSQSSKSVEEE, from the coding sequence ATGAACGAGCTTGAAAAAAAGAAGGAAGCCCTTAAGCTAAAAAAGTCTCGTATTGAGCATCAGGAAAGGCTTCTGAAGCTTAAAGAGCGTAAAAACCGCACGAGGCTTCTGATTGAAGTCGGTGGGGTTGCTTCGAAAGCCGGAATTGATCATTTGAACACGAATACTCTTTTGGGAGCTTTTCTTGAAATCAAGGAGAAGGAAAAAGAGGAGGGGACGCTTAAACGGTGGACAAAAAAAGGTGCTGAGGCTCTTGATAGGGATAAAAAGAAAAATGGGGAGCCGTTGATTGTGACGTTTGCTGAGGAACCGGAAAAGAAGATTAAGACGGAGATCAGGCAGGCGGGACTGCGGTGGAACCGTTTTAGGAAGGAGTGGCAAGGGTTTGCTAAAAAAGTGCAGTTAGAAAAGCTTCTTAAGGGGGTTGACCATCAGGTGCAAGCTGTAGGAAGTCAATCGTCTAAAAGTGTAGAGGAGGAGTGA
- a CDS encoding AAA family ATPase, with the protein MAIGQARNEFVQRSKGQNICHKAAYIDRSRLEFEGTKFQHRKLYDYSNREAPLAKKIMLPEGADEKFLNPEILWNAAEEIEKQHNSQVGMELVIALPDDNVITEEDRIILTEIFSQKFVDKGLAAHYAIHSPDDKEDHNWHAHILVPTRTFSEDGESLHYLKDRSLQKEISNTRWGEIWTKIQNDYFKELGLDLRVDPKSLNPQEHLGAVRLRGNCLEMLERHAEIQKKNVIDASDPSKILKAISNEKAVWQVQDVERFMAKHTPHEKLEEVRDLFWKQIEIVKLQQKDLNSRYPCYKDIGKFTTKEVLEEEKQIVRRCEKINDIEHIKLKDKHLEKFSSYLRPEQLQAFKTLSGREGLYVLEGYAGTGKSHVLEALKKSYEAKGIRVRGFGPDNATANILKEKGFNAENVPRFLYAQEHGHREIKSKELWIVDEAGKLGNQALNELCRVAHAHKAKLILSGDSSQMPSVDRGGMFQALAEKYDASKLHSIQRQSSQEQRSITQSFAQGDIEAALRGLSKEKCLHFERDKASAMEKLIVDWSFSHYLDTSKSYEKSLILATTNREVHVLNQAAHDVRMVKGELKEQEYSCKTMFGCVRVSEGDLIEFRQNDRAIGVTNGLKGELVKAEEDRFVVKLDQEGKDSSKYTKIVSFDPKEYGSWQLGYATTTFRSQGRTVEDTYVLHNSLNGKQTSYVAMSRHKKTVSVYIDKEECGGFGQLQEQCSKDASKESTLYFHNEYDLQKQAEREKFDHGLEKAREYGTRWTRVKAFGRELKANIQEILDDRRENRADKSDSHDFYQNTSTEKSDLSQYGVSKLPEIEVYAIEKKSLKPIEKDMEHQLEELRIREAVLERQEMQLKKLAVYQEHCQSSGMETIQNIESLFTPENERSVVVLCQSQLEADESSRLNKEKGYVFVSMESRGSYENKMPVEDSLLFDKENNVDLSILEDRKLLVWGSELERLEILEQLAIHESIHARETEHDFLSSEASQDMQSQEVLGSWSDLEKQEKQLDVQLGIEQEEQQQRGFELSL; encoded by the coding sequence ATGGCAATAGGACAAGCAAGGAACGAATTTGTACAACGCTCTAAAGGGCAGAATATCTGTCATAAAGCTGCCTATATTGATCGCTCTCGATTAGAATTTGAAGGTACGAAGTTTCAACATAGAAAGCTTTATGACTATTCCAATAGAGAGGCTCCTTTAGCCAAAAAAATTATGCTTCCTGAAGGCGCAGACGAAAAGTTTTTAAATCCCGAAATTCTGTGGAATGCTGCCGAGGAAATCGAGAAGCAACACAATTCACAAGTAGGAATGGAACTAGTCATTGCCCTTCCCGATGACAATGTGATCACTGAAGAAGATCGCATTATTTTAACTGAAATATTTTCTCAAAAGTTTGTAGATAAGGGGCTTGCTGCGCATTACGCCATTCACAGCCCTGATGATAAAGAAGATCATAACTGGCATGCCCATATACTAGTGCCCACAAGAACATTTTCAGAAGATGGAGAAAGTCTTCACTATTTGAAAGATAGATCCTTGCAAAAAGAGATCTCTAATACCCGTTGGGGAGAGATTTGGACAAAGATACAAAACGACTATTTTAAAGAGCTCGGTCTAGATCTACGTGTCGATCCCAAGTCGCTAAATCCCCAAGAGCATCTAGGAGCTGTAAGACTTCGAGGGAACTGCCTAGAAATGTTAGAGCGACACGCGGAAATTCAAAAGAAAAACGTCATTGATGCAAGTGATCCATCTAAAATCTTAAAGGCGATTTCCAACGAAAAAGCAGTATGGCAAGTCCAAGATGTAGAGCGGTTCATGGCTAAACATACTCCTCATGAGAAGCTGGAAGAAGTGCGTGATCTATTTTGGAAGCAAATAGAAATAGTGAAGCTCCAGCAGAAAGATTTAAACAGTCGATATCCTTGCTACAAAGACATAGGGAAATTCACAACCAAAGAAGTGCTTGAAGAAGAAAAGCAGATCGTTCGCCGCTGTGAAAAAATCAACGATATCGAACATATTAAGCTAAAGGACAAACACCTAGAGAAATTCTCAAGCTATCTGAGACCAGAACAACTCCAAGCTTTTAAAACACTCTCTGGAAGAGAAGGTTTATATGTATTGGAAGGTTATGCTGGTACAGGGAAATCTCACGTTCTAGAGGCGTTAAAAAAGTCTTACGAAGCAAAAGGAATCAGAGTACGAGGGTTTGGTCCTGATAATGCCACCGCCAATATTCTCAAAGAAAAAGGCTTTAATGCTGAGAATGTTCCTAGATTTTTGTACGCTCAAGAGCACGGCCACAGAGAGATCAAGAGCAAAGAGCTCTGGATCGTCGATGAAGCTGGAAAACTTGGGAATCAAGCGCTTAATGAACTCTGTAGGGTAGCTCACGCCCACAAAGCCAAGCTTATCCTTTCCGGAGACTCTTCCCAAATGCCCTCAGTTGATAGAGGAGGGATGTTTCAGGCTCTAGCAGAAAAATATGATGCTTCAAAACTGCACTCTATACAACGCCAAAGCTCTCAAGAGCAACGATCTATAACACAAAGCTTTGCACAAGGAGATATTGAAGCCGCATTAAGAGGGTTGAGCAAGGAAAAATGCCTGCACTTCGAAAGAGACAAAGCTAGCGCAATGGAAAAGCTCATAGTAGATTGGTCTTTCTCTCATTACCTCGACACATCTAAGTCCTATGAAAAATCCTTAATCCTCGCAACCACCAATCGAGAAGTCCATGTACTCAATCAAGCGGCTCACGACGTACGCATGGTTAAAGGAGAGCTGAAAGAGCAAGAATATTCCTGCAAGACAATGTTTGGCTGTGTGCGCGTCTCTGAAGGAGATCTGATTGAATTCAGGCAGAATGATCGCGCTATTGGTGTAACAAATGGGCTAAAGGGAGAACTTGTTAAAGCTGAAGAAGACCGTTTTGTCGTAAAGCTTGATCAGGAGGGAAAAGACAGTTCCAAGTACACCAAGATTGTATCTTTTGACCCAAAAGAATACGGCTCTTGGCAACTAGGGTACGCAACGACTACTTTTCGATCTCAAGGGAGAACGGTAGAGGACACCTACGTTCTCCACAACTCGCTCAATGGAAAACAGACTTCCTATGTCGCTATGTCCAGGCACAAAAAAACTGTCAGTGTTTACATTGACAAGGAAGAGTGTGGAGGTTTTGGGCAACTGCAAGAGCAATGCTCCAAAGACGCCTCTAAGGAATCTACACTCTATTTCCACAACGAATATGATTTGCAGAAACAGGCTGAGAGGGAGAAATTTGATCACGGGCTTGAAAAAGCAAGAGAATATGGCACTAGGTGGACTCGTGTTAAAGCATTTGGAAGAGAGTTAAAGGCAAACATCCAGGAAATATTAGACGACCGTCGGGAAAACAGAGCTGACAAATCCGATAGCCATGATTTCTATCAAAACACTTCAACCGAAAAATCTGATCTTTCCCAATATGGTGTATCAAAACTTCCTGAGATTGAAGTCTATGCTATTGAAAAAAAATCCCTGAAGCCAATAGAGAAAGACATGGAACATCAGCTCGAAGAGTTGCGTATACGAGAGGCTGTGTTAGAGAGGCAAGAAATGCAGCTTAAAAAGCTCGCAGTCTATCAAGAGCATTGCCAATCTTCAGGGATGGAGACCATTCAAAATATCGAAAGCCTCTTCACCCCTGAGAATGAACGCTCAGTAGTTGTCCTGTGTCAGTCTCAATTAGAAGCAGATGAGTCTTCTAGACTCAATAAAGAAAAAGGCTACGTGTTTGTTTCTATGGAAAGCAGAGGTTCTTATGAAAATAAGATGCCAGTAGAGGACTCGCTCCTGTTTGACAAAGAAAATAACGTTGACCTTTCCATCTTAGAGGATAGAAAATTATTGGTATGGGGAAGTGAGTTAGAGCGCCTGGAGATACTGGAGCAACTAGCGATTCATGAAAGTATACATGCACGAGAAACCGAGCATGATTTTCTTTCCTCTGAAGCTTCTCAAGACATGCAGTCGCAAGAAGTTCTGGGCTCTTGGTCTGATCTGGAAAAACAAGAAAAACAACTAGATGTTCAACTTGGCATTGAACAAGAAGAGCAGCAGCAAAGAGGGTTTGAGCTAAGTCTTTGA